The following are encoded in a window of Amycolatopsis solani genomic DNA:
- a CDS encoding ATP-binding protein — protein MLRVSLLGEQVIADDESGAVLTRSPRSVALVAYLVVHAGLAQPRRRIAGLFWPDSTDAQALTNLRRELHQLRRVLGDPPSLAVTGRDLCWRDTPSSRVDVREFAAAHRAALAAGDDGGLAHAHAALAAYRGELLPGLADDWVLAARAELDRQCVELCDLICRTPSGDPAAALAAARRRIRLRPLEETGYRTLMGLQAEAGDRAGAVSTYHRCASVLERELGVGPAEPTRAALRRLLARPEPEVRRAAAPGLVGRAAELARLGEAWRTASAGRAGVVLVRGDAGVGKTRLVTELAGLARADGAVVAAGRCFGSAGRLPLAPVADWLRTPAVQRAAVALDPVWRAEVDRLLPAARPAAGGHPAVDAWQRLRFFEGLARALTAGGQPVLLVLDNVQWCDEETGAFLAFCLGLLPDAPLLVAATLRDGDVDARVESWTTHLRDEGKLTELALRPFDADGTARLGEAVAGRPLSPSDRTLLHAATGGFPLYVVEALRANASPPSGRLSGVLRARLEQPGPAAREVAGLAAAAGRDFTLELLTEASDLDADTVVDAVDELWRRRLVREVGGGYDFTHDLLRDAAYQQVSPPRRWLLHRRLAQGLELLHAGDTDAVAAQLAEQYARGGRPDRAVEHYRRAAAVAARTFAHAEAIRLLGEALTLVRARPASGNRDRAELAVLEALAGPLNARHGYSSPELQHVLERSLALAEAVGSKDSALTALLELWSSRFVQGRTALAHESAERALTLVPGTNPALSGSAHFIVAGSSVSLGRPAEGLRHFELGAERTRDASTWPIGTRPDIHGPAWAAHAHWLLGHDDAAVASSAEAVGRARAAGHPYSLTIALAYAGITHQLRRDRRALWAAVAELHDLCDRYGFAYYREWALVLGGWSRGGAAGLAAAQEGVANLKAEGAFARMPYWLTLVADLSAPEAARATLDAALAAGEARDDRWWLPEVLRLRAAHDTDPVPRLRAAAELARAHGSVALLRRCEADLGVRAASGRS, from the coding sequence GTGCTGCGGGTTTCGCTGCTGGGCGAGCAGGTGATCGCCGACGACGAGTCCGGTGCCGTGCTGACGCGGTCGCCGCGGTCGGTCGCGCTCGTGGCCTACCTCGTCGTGCACGCCGGGCTGGCGCAGCCGCGGCGGCGGATCGCCGGGCTGTTCTGGCCGGACTCCACCGACGCGCAGGCGCTCACCAACCTGCGCCGCGAGCTGCACCAGCTGCGCCGCGTGCTGGGCGACCCGCCGTCGCTGGCCGTCACCGGGCGCGACCTGTGCTGGCGTGACACGCCGTCGAGCCGCGTCGACGTGCGGGAGTTCGCCGCCGCCCACCGGGCCGCGCTGGCCGCCGGGGACGACGGCGGGCTCGCCCACGCGCACGCCGCGCTGGCCGCCTACCGCGGCGAGCTGCTGCCGGGGCTGGCCGACGACTGGGTACTGGCCGCCCGCGCCGAGCTGGACCGCCAGTGCGTCGAGCTGTGCGACCTGATCTGCCGGACGCCGTCGGGCGACCCGGCCGCCGCGCTCGCCGCCGCCCGCCGCCGGATCCGGCTCCGGCCACTGGAGGAGACCGGTTACCGGACGCTGATGGGGCTGCAGGCCGAGGCGGGCGACCGGGCGGGCGCGGTGAGCACCTACCACCGGTGCGCGTCGGTCCTCGAACGCGAGCTCGGCGTCGGCCCGGCCGAGCCGACCCGCGCGGCGCTGCGGCGGCTGCTCGCGCGGCCCGAGCCGGAGGTCCGGCGCGCGGCGGCGCCCGGGCTCGTCGGCCGGGCCGCCGAACTGGCCCGGCTGGGCGAAGCGTGGCGCACGGCTTCGGCGGGCCGGGCCGGGGTCGTCCTCGTCCGGGGCGACGCCGGGGTCGGCAAGACGCGGCTGGTCACCGAGCTCGCCGGGCTGGCGCGCGCGGACGGCGCCGTCGTGGCCGCCGGCCGCTGCTTCGGCTCGGCCGGACGGCTCCCGCTGGCCCCGGTCGCCGACTGGCTGCGCACGCCCGCGGTGCAGCGCGCGGCGGTGGCGCTCGACCCGGTGTGGCGCGCCGAAGTCGACCGGCTGCTGCCCGCCGCGCGCCCGGCCGCGGGCGGGCACCCGGCGGTCGACGCGTGGCAGCGCCTGCGGTTCTTCGAAGGGCTGGCCCGCGCGCTGACCGCCGGCGGGCAGCCGGTCCTGCTGGTGCTGGACAACGTCCAGTGGTGCGACGAAGAGACGGGTGCGTTCCTCGCGTTCTGCCTCGGTCTCCTGCCGGACGCGCCGCTGCTGGTCGCGGCCACATTGCGCGACGGCGATGTCGACGCCCGCGTCGAGTCCTGGACCACGCACCTGCGCGACGAAGGCAAGCTGACCGAGCTCGCACTGCGCCCGTTCGACGCCGATGGCACGGCCCGCCTCGGCGAAGCGGTCGCCGGCCGCCCACTGTCCCCCTCGGACCGGACGCTGCTCCACGCGGCCACCGGCGGGTTCCCGCTCTACGTCGTGGAAGCGTTGCGCGCCAATGCTTCCCCACCGTCCGGGCGGCTGAGCGGCGTCCTGCGGGCCCGGCTCGAACAGCCCGGTCCGGCCGCCCGCGAGGTGGCCGGGCTCGCCGCCGCGGCCGGGCGCGACTTCACCCTCGAACTGCTCACCGAGGCGAGCGACCTCGACGCCGACACCGTCGTCGACGCGGTCGACGAGCTGTGGCGGCGCCGGCTCGTGCGCGAGGTCGGCGGCGGCTACGACTTCACCCACGACCTGCTGCGCGACGCCGCCTACCAGCAGGTCAGCCCGCCGCGCCGGTGGCTGCTGCACCGGCGGCTGGCCCAGGGCCTGGAACTGCTGCACGCCGGGGACACCGACGCCGTGGCCGCGCAGCTGGCCGAGCAGTACGCGCGCGGCGGCCGCCCGGACCGCGCCGTCGAGCACTACCGGCGCGCCGCCGCCGTGGCCGCGCGGACGTTCGCCCACGCCGAGGCGATCCGGCTGCTGGGCGAGGCGCTGACGCTCGTCCGCGCGCGCCCGGCGAGCGGCAACCGCGACCGCGCGGAGCTCGCCGTCCTCGAAGCACTCGCCGGGCCGCTCAATGCCCGGCACGGCTACTCCTCCCCCGAGCTGCAGCACGTGCTGGAACGGTCGCTCGCGCTCGCGGAAGCGGTGGGCAGCAAGGATTCCGCGCTGACGGCGCTGCTGGAACTGTGGTCGTCCCGGTTCGTGCAGGGCCGGACCGCGCTGGCGCACGAGTCGGCCGAACGCGCGCTGACGCTCGTGCCCGGGACGAACCCCGCGCTGAGCGGCTCGGCGCATTTCATCGTGGCGGGCTCGTCGGTCAGCCTCGGGCGCCCGGCCGAGGGGCTGCGGCACTTCGAGCTGGGCGCCGAGCGCACGCGCGACGCGTCGACGTGGCCGATCGGCACCCGCCCGGACATCCACGGGCCGGCCTGGGCGGCGCACGCCCACTGGCTGCTCGGCCACGACGACGCCGCCGTGGCGAGCAGCGCCGAAGCCGTCGGCCGCGCCCGCGCGGCCGGCCACCCGTACAGCCTGACCATCGCGCTGGCCTACGCGGGCATCACCCACCAGCTGCGCCGCGACCGGCGGGCGCTGTGGGCGGCCGTCGCCGAGCTGCACGACCTGTGCGACCGGTACGGCTTCGCCTACTACCGCGAATGGGCGCTGGTGCTGGGCGGCTGGTCCCGCGGCGGCGCGGCCGGGCTGGCCGCGGCACAGGAAGGCGTCGCGAACCTCAAGGCCGAGGGCGCGTTCGCCCGGATGCCGTACTGGCTGACGCTGGTCGCCGACCTCTCGGCGCCCGAAGCGGCCCGCGCGACGCTGGACGCGGCGCTCGCCGCCGGGGAGGCCCGCGACGACCGCTGGTGGCTGCCGGAAGTGCTGCGGCTGCGAGCCGCGCACGACACTGATCCGGTCCCTCGCCTGCGGGCCGCCGCGGAGCTGGCCCGCGCCCACGGCAGCGTCGCCCTGCTGCGGCGGTGTGAGGCGGACCTGGGCGTTCGGGCCGCGTCCGGCCGGTCCTGA
- a CDS encoding FAD-binding oxidoreductase translates to MTTTALPHEALAATLRGDLVTPADPGYDEARAVYNAMIDKRPAAIAYCRDTADVVACVRYGRERGLDLAARGGGHNAGGLGVADGALVIDLSGLRSTTVDPVGHTVRADAGCTWGDVDHATVAFGMATPSGIVGSTGVAGLTLGGGIGYLARRFGLTVDNLLGADVVLADGSFVHASESSHPDLFWALRGGGGNFGVVTSFTFRCHDIGERGSVLGGPVLYDLDDTPQVLRWYRELLPSLPEEVNGWFGLLTIPPAPPFPEQLWGRKACGIVWCYTGPHDKADEVLAPIRSFGSPLLVGLHEMPYTALQGAFDALYPPGLQWYWRADVFHEISDAAIDVHLKHGAALPTMHSSMHLYPIDGAASRVAPGATAFPHRSGGWSGVIVGVDPSPDRAAEISQWTREYWEELHPTSAGGAYVNFMMEEGQDRVRASYGTNYDRLAAVKRRYDPANVFHVNQNIRPA, encoded by the coding sequence ATGACCACCACCGCGTTACCGCACGAAGCCCTGGCCGCCACCCTGCGCGGCGACCTCGTCACGCCGGCGGACCCGGGCTACGACGAAGCCCGCGCCGTCTACAACGCCATGATCGACAAGCGCCCGGCGGCGATCGCTTACTGCCGCGACACCGCCGACGTCGTCGCCTGCGTCCGCTACGGCCGCGAGCGGGGGCTCGACCTCGCCGCGCGCGGCGGCGGCCACAACGCGGGCGGCCTCGGCGTCGCCGACGGCGCGCTGGTCATCGACCTGTCCGGGCTGCGCAGCACCACGGTCGACCCGGTCGGCCACACCGTGCGCGCCGACGCCGGCTGCACCTGGGGCGACGTCGACCACGCGACGGTCGCGTTCGGCATGGCGACGCCGTCGGGCATCGTCGGGTCCACCGGCGTCGCGGGCCTGACGCTGGGCGGCGGCATCGGCTACCTGGCCCGGCGCTTCGGCCTGACGGTCGACAACCTGCTCGGCGCGGACGTCGTCCTCGCGGACGGCTCCTTCGTGCACGCGTCGGAGTCTTCGCACCCCGACCTGTTCTGGGCCCTGCGCGGCGGCGGCGGCAACTTCGGCGTCGTCACGTCGTTCACGTTCCGCTGCCACGACATCGGCGAGCGCGGCTCGGTGCTCGGCGGGCCGGTGCTCTACGACCTGGACGACACGCCCCAGGTGCTGCGCTGGTACCGCGAACTGCTGCCGTCGCTGCCGGAGGAGGTCAACGGCTGGTTCGGGCTGCTGACCATCCCGCCGGCACCGCCGTTCCCCGAGCAGCTGTGGGGCCGCAAGGCGTGCGGCATCGTCTGGTGTTACACCGGCCCGCACGACAAGGCCGACGAAGTGCTGGCGCCCATCCGCTCGTTCGGCTCGCCACTGCTGGTGGGGCTGCACGAGATGCCCTACACCGCGCTGCAGGGCGCGTTCGACGCGCTGTACCCGCCGGGCCTGCAGTGGTACTGGCGCGCGGACGTGTTCCACGAGATCTCCGACGCGGCGATCGACGTCCACCTCAAGCACGGCGCGGCCCTGCCGACGATGCACTCGTCGATGCACCTGTACCCGATCGACGGCGCGGCGAGCCGGGTGGCACCGGGCGCGACGGCGTTCCCGCACCGCTCCGGCGGCTGGTCGGGCGTGATCGTCGGGGTCGACCCGTCCCCGGACCGCGCGGCGGAGATTTCCCAGTGGACGCGCGAGTACTGGGAGGAACTGCACCCGACGTCGGCGGGCGGGGCGTACGTCAACTTCATGATGGAGGAGGGCCAGGACCGCGTCCGCGCCTCGTACGGCACCAACTACGACCGCCTGGCGGCGGTGAAGCGCCGCTACGACCCGGCGAACGTGTTCCACGTCAACCAGAACATCCGCCCGGCGTAA
- a CDS encoding glutamine synthetase, producing the protein MTPFARPAGPRSLAARQAAADAGTAVLRGVLAEDGARLLLLVPDPHARFAAVELAAPFAATVLDDGYGVCSYVFAWTPDREPLPASGVLGGYLEGFGDLRMRPDAATAIPLGDRTWAVVCDAEWPTGQLAELAPREVLRGQLAALEGLGLVPSVGIEHEVVFTGADGEPLTAHGTDYALGGTERLAPLLSDVRSALDEAGLGVESARAECHPGQYEVVLRHRDALSACDDVLLQQLIVRRAAARHGVSASYLAAPAPGQGNSGHVHLSLSTVDGSPPDLLGGFLAGVLRDARALTAVWAPTWNSYVRLRTAPFSPREIRWGHDDRTAAVRVAGPPSDPRLEFRFAGADAQPHLVVAALLAAGRFGLEEGLAPPEPGAPAGTLAASPWEALSLLGRVGELLGTDVEAQLTALLTEEIESGLDTVTDWQRRRGTLRS; encoded by the coding sequence GTGACGCCGTTCGCGCGGCCGGCCGGCCCACGGTCGCTGGCCGCGCGCCAGGCCGCGGCGGACGCGGGGACGGCCGTGCTGCGCGGAGTGCTCGCGGAGGACGGCGCGCGGCTGCTCCTGCTGGTGCCCGACCCGCACGCCCGGTTCGCCGCGGTCGAGCTGGCCGCGCCGTTCGCCGCCACGGTCCTCGACGACGGCTACGGCGTCTGCAGTTACGTCTTCGCGTGGACGCCGGACCGCGAGCCGCTGCCGGCGTCCGGCGTGCTGGGCGGCTACCTCGAAGGCTTCGGCGACCTGCGCATGCGGCCGGACGCGGCGACGGCGATCCCGCTCGGCGACCGGACGTGGGCGGTGGTGTGCGACGCCGAGTGGCCCACCGGCCAGCTCGCCGAGCTCGCCCCGCGCGAGGTGCTGCGCGGCCAGCTCGCGGCGCTGGAAGGGCTCGGGCTGGTGCCCTCGGTGGGCATCGAGCACGAGGTCGTGTTCACGGGCGCGGACGGGGAACCGCTCACCGCGCACGGCACCGACTACGCGCTCGGCGGCACCGAACGCCTGGCACCGCTGCTGTCCGACGTCCGGTCCGCTTTGGACGAAGCCGGTCTGGGCGTCGAATCCGCCCGCGCCGAATGCCATCCCGGGCAGTACGAGGTCGTGCTGCGTCACCGCGACGCCCTGTCGGCGTGCGACGACGTGCTGCTGCAGCAGCTGATCGTGCGCCGGGCCGCCGCGCGCCACGGGGTGTCCGCGTCGTACCTGGCCGCACCCGCGCCTGGGCAGGGCAATTCGGGCCACGTGCACCTGTCGCTGTCCACTGTGGACGGCTCACCGCCGGACCTGCTGGGCGGCTTCCTGGCGGGCGTGCTGCGCGACGCGCGGGCACTGACGGCGGTGTGGGCCCCGACGTGGAACAGCTACGTGCGCCTGCGGACGGCGCCGTTCTCCCCGCGCGAGATCCGCTGGGGCCACGACGACCGCACGGCCGCGGTGCGCGTCGCCGGGCCGCCGTCGGACCCGCGCCTGGAGTTCCGCTTCGCCGGCGCGGACGCGCAACCGCACCTGGTGGTCGCGGCCCTGCTCGCGGCCGGGCGGTTCGGGCTGGAGGAAGGCCTGGCCCCGCCGGAGCCCGGGGCGCCCGCCGGGACGTTGGCGGCTTCGCCGTGGGAGGCGCTGTCCCTGCTGGGCCGGGTGGGGGAACTGCTGGGCACGGACGTCGAGGCCCAGCTGACGGCGCTGCTCACCGAGGAGATCGAGTCCGGTCTGGACACGGTCACCGACTGGCAGCGCCGCCGCGGCACCCTCCGCTCCTGA
- a CDS encoding IucA/IucC family protein translates to MTLDEAAAWRAAGALIAHKMLGELSYEHLLEPDGDGDSYRLELPGGVGYTFRARRGAFDAWTVEPGSARRSGEPVTDPRTLVVDAREVLGLSGLRLADVLAELTSTVANEAARLRRAPTAAALSTMDYNVADGHLTGHPRLVLNKGRVGFSTHDRARYAPEAGADVRLRWFAVHPDHAEFRCVEGLTRDALLDGELGTLRAEFAGKAPEDYVWVPVHPWQADEILGTLYAAELATGVVVDLGESADAYRAHQTVRTLGNVTTPGRHDVKTAVSVRNTLVYRGLNSAATLAGPSVTTWLRRISAADPLLSEQYRFGLLGEVASVSVTHPLFGHLDELPYRFHETLGALWREPIPLADGERAISFAALPYRGLRGGSVLTHLIGRHDPETWLARLFDLTLTPLLQWLLRHGVGFCPHGQNLVLVVDGAGFPRRVLIKDFAQGVDLLDERLESYESLPPEAAADMLRWPAHLLAQSLFSSVFSGQFRFWAEVLLDETGLPRARFWALVREVVGRYRAENPDVAARFDACRLFAPDVERVTLNREHLAGQGFDKVERDDEFDVRWGRVPNPLHAPDPGGAW, encoded by the coding sequence GTGACCCTCGACGAGGCGGCCGCCTGGCGCGCGGCCGGTGCCCTGATCGCGCACAAGATGCTCGGTGAGCTGTCCTACGAGCACCTGCTGGAGCCGGACGGCGACGGCGACTCCTACCGGCTCGAGCTGCCGGGCGGGGTCGGCTACACGTTCCGGGCCCGACGCGGCGCGTTCGACGCCTGGACGGTCGAACCGGGCAGCGCGCGCCGGTCCGGCGAGCCGGTCACCGACCCGCGCACCCTCGTCGTGGACGCCAGGGAAGTGCTGGGGCTCAGCGGGTTGCGGCTGGCCGACGTGCTGGCCGAGCTGACGTCGACGGTCGCCAACGAGGCCGCCCGGCTGCGCCGCGCCCCGACCGCGGCGGCACTGTCCACGATGGACTACAACGTCGCCGACGGGCACCTCACCGGCCACCCGCGGCTGGTGCTGAACAAGGGCCGCGTCGGGTTTTCCACGCACGATCGCGCCCGCTACGCGCCCGAGGCGGGCGCGGACGTCCGGTTGCGCTGGTTCGCCGTCCACCCGGACCACGCCGAGTTCCGCTGCGTCGAGGGGCTGACCCGGGACGCCCTGTTGGACGGCGAACTCGGGACGCTGCGGGCGGAATTCGCCGGGAAGGCACCGGAAGACTACGTCTGGGTGCCGGTGCACCCTTGGCAGGCCGACGAGATCCTCGGCACGCTCTACGCCGCCGAGCTCGCCACCGGCGTCGTGGTCGACCTCGGGGAGAGCGCCGACGCCTACCGCGCGCACCAAACGGTCCGGACCCTGGGCAACGTCACCACGCCGGGCCGCCACGACGTCAAGACCGCGGTCTCGGTGCGCAACACGCTCGTCTACCGCGGGCTCAATTCGGCCGCGACGCTCGCCGGGCCGTCGGTGACGACGTGGCTGCGCCGGATCAGCGCGGCGGACCCGCTGCTGAGCGAGCAGTACCGGTTCGGGCTGCTCGGCGAAGTCGCGAGCGTGTCGGTGACGCACCCGCTGTTCGGCCACCTGGACGAACTGCCGTACCGCTTCCACGAGACGCTGGGCGCGCTGTGGCGCGAGCCGATCCCGCTCGCCGACGGGGAACGCGCGATTTCGTTCGCCGCCTTGCCTTATCGCGGGCTTCGCGGCGGCTCCGTGCTCACGCACCTGATCGGGCGCCACGACCCGGAGACGTGGCTGGCCCGGCTGTTCGACCTCACGCTGACGCCGTTGCTGCAGTGGCTGCTGCGCCACGGCGTCGGGTTCTGCCCGCACGGCCAGAACCTGGTCCTCGTCGTCGACGGCGCCGGGTTCCCGCGGCGGGTGCTGATCAAGGACTTCGCCCAGGGCGTCGACCTGCTCGACGAGCGGCTGGAGAGCTACGAGTCGCTGCCGCCGGAGGCGGCCGCGGACATGTTGCGCTGGCCGGCGCACCTGCTCGCGCAGTCGCTGTTCAGCTCGGTGTTCTCCGGCCAGTTCCGGTTCTGGGCCGAGGTCCTGCTCGACGAGACCGGCCTGCCCCGGGCCCGGTTCTGGGCGCTCGTGCGCGAGGTCGTGGGGCGCTACCGCGCCGAAAACCCGGACGTGGCCGCGCGGTTCGACGCCTGTCGCTTGTTCGCCCCGGACGTCGAGCGCGTGACGCTCAACCGGGAACACCTGGCGGGCCAGGGTTTCGACAAGGTGGAGCGGGACGACGAGTTCGACGTCCGGTGGGGCCGGGTGCCGAACCCGCTGCACGCCCCGGACCCCGGCGGCGCGTGGTGA
- a CDS encoding lysine N(6)-hydroxylase/L-ornithine N(5)-oxygenase family protein, with amino-acid sequence MRRHHLAGVGIGPFNLSLAALATGVDGLDAVFFDARPEFRWHPGLLVEGATLQVPFLADLVTLVDPTNPFSFLNYLRDRGRLLPFYFAERFHPPRAEYDDYGRWAADRMPSCRFGHEVTGIRWAGDAFELTVAGAGPVLADNVVLGVGSVPSVPEPLRDLVADPGVLALHSADYLPHREKLLAAGSVTVVGSGQSGAEVFLDLLRSRSTVDGLRWLARTPAFAPMEYSKLGLEQFTPDYTAYFHGLPEAVRDRLLPAQWQLYKGIDAETIAAIHDELYRRSITGPPGAVLTPGVEVVDSSTVDGQIELRVVQSQQGRESALRTDAVVAATGYAEAPTGPLLAGLGDAVRRDGRGRLVVDAGYRVALDVPGALYVQNAERHTHGPGAPDLGLGAWRAAVILNAVCGKAVHELPDRTAFTTFGLEDK; translated from the coding sequence GTGAGGCGCCACCACCTCGCGGGCGTCGGGATCGGACCGTTCAACCTGTCGCTCGCGGCGCTGGCCACCGGCGTCGACGGCCTGGACGCGGTGTTCTTCGACGCCCGCCCGGAGTTCCGCTGGCACCCCGGCCTGCTGGTCGAGGGCGCGACGCTGCAGGTGCCGTTCCTGGCCGACCTGGTGACGCTGGTCGACCCGACGAACCCGTTCTCCTTCCTCAACTACCTGCGCGACCGCGGCCGGCTGCTCCCGTTCTACTTCGCCGAGCGGTTCCACCCGCCGCGCGCCGAATACGACGACTACGGCCGGTGGGCCGCCGACCGGATGCCGTCGTGCCGGTTCGGGCACGAGGTCACCGGCATCCGCTGGGCCGGCGACGCCTTCGAGCTGACGGTCGCCGGAGCCGGACCGGTGCTCGCCGACAACGTCGTGCTCGGCGTCGGCTCGGTGCCTTCGGTGCCGGAGCCGCTGCGCGACCTCGTCGCCGATCCCGGTGTCCTGGCGCTGCACTCGGCGGATTACCTGCCCCACCGGGAAAAGCTGCTCGCCGCCGGGAGCGTCACGGTCGTCGGGTCCGGGCAGTCGGGCGCCGAGGTGTTCCTGGACCTGCTGCGCTCGCGGTCCACTGTGGACGGCCTGCGCTGGCTCGCGCGGACGCCCGCGTTCGCGCCGATGGAGTACTCGAAGCTCGGCCTCGAACAGTTCACCCCGGACTACACCGCGTACTTCCACGGCCTCCCCGAAGCCGTCCGCGACCGGCTGCTGCCCGCGCAATGGCAGCTGTACAAGGGGATCGACGCCGAGACGATCGCCGCGATCCACGACGAGCTCTACCGCCGCAGCATCACCGGCCCGCCGGGTGCGGTGCTGACCCCGGGGGTCGAGGTCGTCGACTCGTCCACAGTGGATGGTCAGATCGAGCTGCGTGTGGTGCAGTCCCAGCAGGGGCGGGAAAGCGCCCTGCGCACCGACGCCGTCGTCGCGGCCACCGGGTACGCCGAGGCACCGACCGGGCCGCTGCTGGCCGGGCTCGGTGACGCCGTCCGCCGCGACGGGCGAGGCCGCCTGGTCGTCGACGCCGGCTACCGCGTCGCCCTCGACGTGCCGGGCGCGCTGTACGTCCAGAACGCGGAACGGCACACCCACGGCCCCGGCGCCCCCGACCTCGGGCTCGGCGCCTGGCGGGCGGCCGTGATCCTCAACGCCGTGTGTGGCAAGGCCGTGCACGAGCTGCCCGACCGCACCGCCTTCACCACGTTCGGCCTGGAGGACAAGTGA
- a CDS encoding pyridoxal phosphate-dependent decarboxylase family protein has product MAAHAPGPARVQEPAAGDALELADAPRAGLGTLEPTPTPAPGALPRHGVGAEAALEELSRLLAAGSADPADPACAAHLHCPPLAVSVAADVVASALNPSMDSWDQAPVASELEREFTTGIARLCYPDARDPDAVVTTGGTESNLLGLLLARESGVVQAVCGANAHHSVARAAWLLGLPAPIVVPCAGDRMLPGTLAEVVTPGTVVVATAGTTNTGTLDPLLEIAEICRGKGARLHVDAAYGGTALCSDALKGKLAGLELADSVALDLHKFGWQPVAAGLFAAREAADLAALTVRAEYLNADDDTEAGLPDLLGRSIRTSRRPDAFRMAVTVRALGTEGLGALVERCCATAAGVAAYVERHPGLRLWGAPELSTVVLRPVVADAGGGDELVARVRRALLEAGTAVIGRAALPTGPGGADELWLKLTLLHPHTTAAEYRPLLDHIAATAGAEFVAGRESPVAS; this is encoded by the coding sequence ATCGCGGCCCACGCACCCGGCCCGGCGAGGGTCCAAGAGCCTGCTGCCGGCGATGCCCTCGAGCTCGCCGACGCGCCGCGAGCCGGCCTCGGCACCCTCGAACCCACGCCAACCCCCGCGCCCGGCGCCCTCCCGCGCCACGGCGTCGGAGCCGAAGCCGCTCTCGAAGAGCTCAGCCGCCTGCTCGCCGCCGGGTCGGCCGATCCCGCTGATCCCGCCTGCGCCGCTCACCTCCACTGCCCGCCGCTCGCCGTTTCCGTGGCCGCCGATGTCGTCGCGAGTGCGCTCAACCCCTCCATGGACTCCTGGGACCAGGCGCCGGTCGCCAGTGAGCTCGAGCGCGAGTTCACCACCGGGATCGCCCGGTTGTGTTACCCCGATGCCCGCGACCCCGACGCCGTCGTCACGACCGGTGGTACCGAATCGAACCTGCTCGGCCTGCTGCTCGCGCGCGAAAGCGGCGTCGTCCAAGCCGTCTGCGGGGCCAACGCCCACCACAGCGTCGCCCGCGCCGCCTGGCTGCTCGGCCTGCCCGCCCCGATCGTCGTGCCGTGCGCGGGCGATCGCATGCTGCCCGGGACGCTCGCCGAGGTCGTCACGCCGGGGACCGTCGTCGTCGCGACCGCCGGGACCACCAACACCGGCACCCTCGACCCGCTCCTCGAAATCGCCGAGATCTGCCGCGGTAAAGGCGCTCGCCTGCACGTCGACGCCGCCTACGGGGGCACCGCCCTGTGCAGTGACGCGCTCAAGGGCAAGCTCGCCGGGCTCGAGCTGGCCGACTCCGTCGCGCTCGACCTGCACAAGTTCGGCTGGCAGCCGGTCGCCGCCGGGCTGTTCGCCGCGCGGGAAGCCGCCGATCTCGCCGCGCTGACCGTGCGGGCCGAGTACCTCAACGCCGACGACGACACCGAAGCCGGGCTGCCGGACCTGCTCGGCCGGTCGATCCGGACGTCGCGGCGGCCGGACGCCTTCCGGATGGCCGTCACCGTGCGCGCGCTGGGGACCGAGGGGCTCGGCGCGCTCGTCGAACGCTGCTGCGCCACCGCGGCCGGCGTCGCCGCGTACGTCGAGCGGCACCCCGGACTCCGGCTGTGGGGCGCGCCGGAACTGTCCACTGTGGTCCTGCGGCCGGTCGTCGCCGACGCCGGTGGCGGGGACGAGCTCGTCGCGCGCGTCCGCCGGGCGCTCCTCGAAGCCGGCACCGCCGTCATCGGCCGGGCCGCGCTCCCGACCGGGCCCGGGGGCGCCGACGAGCTGTGGCTCAAGCTGACGCTGCTGCACCCGCACACCACCGCCGCCGAGTACCGGCCGCTGCTCGACCACATCGCCGCCACCGCGGGCGCCGAATTCGTCGCCGGCCGGGAAAGCCCGGTCGCTTCGTGA
- a CDS encoding fluoride efflux transporter FluC — protein sequence MISVPATRWDVLLAIGAGGALGSLARYGLSVAIPHARGEFALATLLTNALGCLLIGVLMAFLTTTARPHPLLRPFLGVGILGGFTTYSTFVTDTLDAATTGRLLGSLLYVAASLALCLAAVTAGLTATRALRKGR from the coding sequence GTGATCAGCGTGCCCGCGACCCGATGGGACGTCCTGCTCGCGATCGGCGCCGGCGGTGCGCTGGGCAGTCTCGCCCGCTACGGGCTGTCCGTCGCGATCCCGCACGCGCGCGGCGAGTTCGCCCTCGCGACGCTGCTCACCAACGCGCTCGGCTGCCTGCTCATCGGCGTCCTGATGGCGTTCCTCACGACCACCGCGCGCCCCCACCCCCTGCTCCGGCCGTTCCTCGGCGTCGGCATCCTCGGCGGCTTCACGACGTACTCGACCTTCGTGACCGACACCCTCGACGCGGCCACGACCGGGCGCCTGCTCGGTTCGCTGCTGTACGTGGCGGCCTCGCTGGCGCTGTGCCTGGCCGCGGTGACGGCCGGGCTGACGGCGACGCGCGCACTCCGGAAGGGACGCTGA
- a CDS encoding DUF190 domain-containing protein, with product MEGPATRLTIYLGEDDHWHHKPLYHEIVRRARDAGLAGASVLRGVEGYGASSLIHTTRILSLSEDLPVVIVIIDAEAKLRAFLPQLDELIGEGLVTLDQVEVVRYVGRTE from the coding sequence ATGGAAGGACCGGCCACCCGCCTCACGATCTACCTCGGCGAAGACGACCACTGGCACCACAAGCCGCTATACCACGAGATCGTCCGCCGGGCGCGCGACGCCGGCCTCGCGGGCGCTTCGGTGCTTCGCGGCGTCGAGGGCTACGGCGCTTCGTCGCTGATCCACACCACGCGGATCCTCTCGCTGTCGGAGGACCTGCCGGTGGTCATCGTGATCATCGACGCCGAGGCGAAGCTCCGCGCGTTCCTGCCGCAGCTGGACGAGCTCATCGGCGAGGGTCTGGTGACGCTCGACCAGGTCGAGGTGGTCCGCTACGTGGGGCGCACCGAGTGA